The genomic segment GTTTGAAAATGTTATCTGAACATTTGCATAAACTCTTTCTCGCAACAATGATATTGCAAAATATTTGATATGATGGTTAAAACCATCAGTGTTATACTTTTAACGTATGTTTGCCTTCCTACTTCCTGTCCCTTAAATGAATTATGCATTGGGAGTTTAAGAACAACTTCAGACAACCTCAAAATGTGGAATCGTACTGTTGATCTTTTAGCCTGGCCTTGAATTCGTAAATAGTTCCATCCTGCTTCCTTATACTTGCAGATGAGATTCATGCCTGTTTGtgttctcttttctctttgttttaatttttcccGTAAGTTTTACCAATGCTGTTTTTTCTTGTCAGTTGGCATATCATCATGAGAATGAGGATTCCAAAAGAAGGTTCTTTTGATCCTATTGCGCCCCTCGAACTACCTCATTCTTTGCATGCATTTCATCGGGTCTCTCATTCAGATTCATTGAATATGGTAAGTTTTTGGTTCCCTGCTGTGTGTGCAGAGTGTGAAAAATGAGGAGGAAACAATTCTTGATGATTGTTATCAGATACTAGAAGGCTaagtataaaacaaaattaaaatcaatagtgGAGTTATGTGCCACTTAACAATTGCAACACAAACATACTGGAAAGAACATAATTGGATTCTGAAATGTGAATCTGAGAACTCATATAATCTATTTCTGACTTTTGCTTGATTTCTCATGGTGTTTGTGCTTCAcattagaaattattttcttatttgaaaattttcttttggcTATTGTCAGGATGGTTATCATACTTTTCGAGGGGGATTTTGGAACTACTTCAGCATGGGTAAGAACTTTAAGAATGTCTTGACAACATTCATGCAAGTGTCTTATTATTTCTTTCAGTCTCTGTGGGGCAGATGAAGTTCATTTAGTCTTGAGGAGAGGTGTGGGCTGGAAAATACAAACAAACAGCAAAAGAATGTGGAGTTATTTAGGAAtgcataagaaaataatatgtgAAAGTGAACATTTTTACTTGTTTGTCGCAAGCGGTCTTTACTCATTTCACGTTGCTgacttcttttaaaaataacttttttgtcCTGCTCAGGAATGGATGCTCAAATATCATATGCCTTTCATTCCGAGAGGAAGTTACAcccagaaaaatttaaaaaccaattagTTAATCAGGTATCATGTTGGATGTTTAAATTCTGTTTGTTTGGCAAGCATGACAATAAGATATTGTGGTCTTATCTATGGCTACTTTGGTTTCCCCTCTATGTTCCAGTCAAAATTGGATTATTTATCCATGTTGTCCTTGTATACGGAGTGTGATTAGTGGTTTTGCGTGAATATGATAATGCCAGAGTAATGAAATATGTAAAGAACAAATGCTAGCATTGCTTATGATCACTTCAACAATGAGAgctttttcataaatttcataGTATATTTAAGTCATCTCATCATTAGGAAGTAGCCATGTGTATGATTGATACTGAAACATCCTAGAAAGATTATGTCTTGCAGCACCTTAAATGGGTCTATACCTCACACGGAATAACTAATAAGCATGAATATCAGTGGGGTTCTTCCTCCATCTCTAATTTATGCCCTCATATTTAACACACACACGCATATATATTACAggaataatttcatttttacaATGTATACTCTGatatatttcttattaaaatcCTTGAAAAAATGGAATTACTTATTATCcctcttatttttcttggttgagtCAGAGTACTTATTTGAAGCTTGGATGCACTCAGGGATGGTTTCTTGCTTCTGTTTTTCATCCTTCTTCACGGTGAGTCTATAGATAGATTGAAAGTTTTTCCTAAAACTGTagagaatttttaatttttttccctgtaAATTTTATCAgcaacattatgaagaagaatatACTCTTATTGTTCTTAGCTAGATGTTGAagtaaaaatttgatatttgatgcCCATAATAGGTGGATTTATATTCTGATGGACACATTGTTTAGCTGTAATATTATACACTTATCGCCCCCCTACATAACTTGATATCTTAGCTTAATGTCAAAGACATGGGGTTGGCTATATGAATCCTGTCATTACATACTGAAGTTTTAGCTTGATCTTCAATGTAGTTCTTCTCCGTTTGCAATAACATTTTGAGATCTGTGGCGAGAAGTGTTCTTCAAATTGATGTTTCTGTTTGTAACAATGACTTAGTTTCAATGCAGGAACATAGCACAGTTAGCAAGGGTTAAGATCATGAAAGTAGGACAAAGTCAATGGGTGGACCTCGATATACCTCGCAGGTGAAATAAGATGTTCATTTTCTCTTACAATCCAACCTTCTGCCCATTATCCACGATTCCAGTTAGCTTGTACAGTCCTGCCACCTATGAAGTTAATCATGAATCATGAACAATATATGAGTATTCTTAATTTAACTTTGGGGACTTGGCATCTactttctcattcttttttcctttttcaatttAAAGAAATAGTATGGAGAAAGTCTGCATATGGCTGATTTCATCAGATCTAGGTTTTGTGAAATGGTTTTCTTTTAGAACTTACTTAACTTACCTCAACTATAATGAATTGCTAAATTTAGCACTTAAGTAGCATCGATTTAATTCAATGCTTTGATAGAAGAAATACGTGGTTCTTGTGCCATTGAGATTGGTTCTATGTGGTTACAAGGGAATGTTGTATGGCTGCATTCTTTGCATAACCATTTGGAGCTTAACACTTTATCAAAGAGATGTAACATCATGCATGAGCTTCTGGTTAGTAAGCAAACGTCAGGAACAATTTTCAATCATTGCCTTTGAAACTTTAAGATTGGATCTTCAATTTTTCCCTAATCTCTTGAATGGTCTGGGATAGCTAGCCGAGCATAATGGTAATTGGGATTTGGGAATATCATGGTTTTCAtctgataattttaaattattttctggcAGTTAGAATTCAAagattttggaattttatttcTCTAGCTAACTGCATTTTTCGATTCTTGGATgtttccatttctcttatttaatttaatattaaatcctACTGGCTTTTGAGCTCTCTTGGCAATAACTGTTCTAACCTGCATTGAAGTGCTTGGAACTTTAGTATTTCTGAGATCGCCTGTAATGTTATATTTTCAGATGTGGAATCATAGTTTATATAATATGTTCTCTTCTCAAACCTACTCCTTTTGACGTTGGGTTCCTTACATAAATGACTGTGGAGATGGACCAAGCACTATCAAAATATGAAACAAAAGACTGAATGGAATATCAGAATCTGGAAAGTAATATTTGAAGATCCTGGATGTTCTCGTggggccttttcttttttcattcccTTTCTAATTGTGCTGTAATATCTTATTCTTCACATAACCTGGATAAACTATTTTAATTCCAATCAGAATTTGGAGTCTCATTTATCTGATAATTCTCTTTGATATACAGCGTCAGGTCCATTGTTTGCCTCAACTTGCCTAGCTTTTCTGGTGGACTGAATCCTTGGGGAAAGCCCGGGCACAAGAAACTGCTTGATGTTAGttctgatctctctctctctctctttgtgcaCCTCTGTCTACATTGCGTGTGTGCACATTCCCATTTATAGATGTATTATGCTTATTTACATGTGAATGTATCTGTTCTGATACATGACCAGATCATGCTGAGTTCTAATCCAAGTATTCTTAATTCTTATCTACCcttggtaaaaataaaaaaaagtatttctcGAGTACGAATTGCTGCTAACTCTGGATATTTTTGTGTAGAGGGACTTGACACCTCCATATGTAGATGATGGATTCTTTGAGGTTGTCGGTTTCAGAAATGCTTGGCATGGGCTTGTTCTGTATGCTCCAAATGGACATGGGACTCGTCTTGCACAGGTAGCAAAATAAATTCTCCCTACCAAAAGAGTTTGAATTCTTGCATTAATGAGTTTTAGCcgacttttctttttatctcacGTTGTTCCAATCCATTTTAACTCTCTTGTCCGTCTCTCCTTCTATGGTTTGGGTTCTATTTTTCAGTCCTCTCTTTGTGTGCAGGCACATAGAATACGCTTTGAGTTCCGTAAGGGTGCAGCTGGCCATACGTTCATGAGGATTGACGGGGAGCCTTGGAAACAGCCCCTCCCTGTTGATGATGACAAGGTTGTTGTGGAAATTTCTCATCGTGGCCAAGTGACCATGCTCGCCACTCCATCATGCCGATCCAGAAGCGTGTGTGACCCATCTTCACCTACCTGGTACCAAGAGGAGAGCAATGACAGCGATGAAGATAGGGAAGAAAGGAGGAAATTCGGAGCTGCAGACACTTTCAAATTTCCTGATGGGTTTGATATTGCTCAACTTAGTTAATTTATCAACACGCTCATTGTCCCTTTTTCAAGCGAGTCACTCACCATTTCTTCCCTTGCTGCAGCTACAGctgaattgtttttcttctagGCTTATAGATAAAATGACTCCCGACGACAGTCCATGACCTTgtaaaaatccattttcaaaTAACACgagattttttcttaatgtttctGGAAAGGACAACTAAGATTTAGGAAGGTTCCCGTGAACCACAACCTTGTAATGCATAAATCATGAACCAGAAAACCTAATCCACGATATTTTATGACCACAAAATCCTTAACGGTAGCTCTGTTAGCAGTCTCTGTATTGCTGACACCGCACTTCCCCATCCGTTAACAGAGTTCAAATTTCAATTAGAGatgcataaattttttcataaatcctCTAGAGTCTTGGCATAGAGTGTGATCGTAAACATTTAGAGTAAAGacaatttataatttagtaTTGTTTCTTATTCGcttattttgttcttattccCCTCTTGGCCTAATTCCGGGGCATAGAGACAGCTCAAAGCGTGTCAAGCTTAGCACAATGATTTGGTATTGTTAGTTATTTACTAAGGTTATTGGTGAGCCTGCCTATGCTTTTTCGTTAACCTCATGGAAAAATACCAacagcctatatatatataagaagacCCTTTGCACCCATTTCTCTACTTATCTGCCAGGAGTCCTTCGCGTTCAGTTCTGTAAATCCAAAGCAAGATCAGGAAGCAAAGGGTGATGCGCGCAGCAGGTGGAGCCTGGATTGTGGCAGCTGCTATTGCTACTGTTGAAGCATTGAAAGACCAATTAGGAATTTGCAGATGGAACTATACTATAAGGTCATTGGAAGAACATGCCAAGAAGAGCTTGAGATCATCTGCCCAGGCAAAGACACTCTCTTCTTCTAATTCTTCCTTCACATCAACGATGATTGATCAGGTTGGAAATGTTGAGATGAAGAAATCAGAGCTATATGCAGACAAAATTATGCATCTGGGCTGTTGGGGTCCCAATACAGTGAGGTTTTAAATGCAATGACATAgtgtggaaaaaaataatggaaggACGCATCGACCGTTGCGCTAgccagaaaacaaaatattatatggCTCTGGTGGATGTAATGTCGATGAGATTTTTGGCTCTATAAATGATTGTCAGTATCTGTAATGTTAATTCTTCAGCCAAGACTATGTGTATCTCTGTGTTCCAATCCCACCTGTCGAATGCAAAGTAGTCTAAGCGAGTACAAATTGAAATAAtgattgatcttttttttttcccagtctGTTGACAAAGTATGCGTGATTTTATGGcttaaagaattgaaaataaaaaagggttcATGACGGTGGACAGGTACGAAGATAGTAAAAGCATTTATGCTCCTTTTATACAAGATTTTCTGTACCCTTTTTTGAAGTATATGattctatgattgtttttttttttaatatattttattaaaaaatagattaaaataattttttaaattttaaaaaattattttaaatatttacatattaaaataatttgaaaacactaaaaatatatattaatttaaaataaaaaaattaaaaaatatttttaaaatatagaaacaaTCATTAACTTATTCATAATTTCGAACGCTGGAAATGGTCCGGTTCAAGGGATGCTATTTACTTGAGAATTGATCGTTGAAAATTATCTTCCAAAACCACCTTTCTTCCTTCCCTTCTCCTCGGTCCTGTCCTTCTCTCTCTCAAGCGAGTTACTGGTGTTGCTTTTGACAACTCGGTTGATTTTGCTGGATTGCACTTTTTATGCCTCTTCATCCATGtattttattgagatttttgttgtttttaaagtatttttttatttaaaaatatattaaaataatatcttttattttttaaaatttatttttaataatagtatattaaaatattaacacatcaaaaaaattatttttttttagtattttttcacCGTGAAAACAAACTAAGTAGGTAGGTAGGTATTGATCTTCAATTCTTATATTATGAGgatttaatcttttaaagagGTTGTCCTGCGGCAACCTATGTGGGTGTCGTGTGAAATAAAaattgtgtgagttgtgtgtgGTAGTTTGGTTTTGTgagtcattaattaaattacatgtaatgatttatatttcataaaattagtGTACGTGTGGTTCGTTTTTTTTGTGGacatttttaaagaattataaattGAGTTAGATGGCTTTGATTACCGACAGCTTGAACCATGTAACTTTcatttaatagtattttttgtttttgagaaaactatatttatttagGTTGTAAATTTATCTAGGGTCAAATTAAATGGAAATAGGGCAAAGTTAGAAAAGAAACTTGAATCTATTTTCCCATTTTAATGGAATCTTATAatgtaaaatttcattttaaattttcagttcggttcgttttttatcaaaaaaaagttatcaaaccgaattttaaaaaaaaaaccgaaaccggttcaaaccaaccggtttcggttcagttttttgaaaaaaaccggttcaaaccaaccggtttcggttcggttttttgaaaaaaaaccggttcaaaccgatttgaCTCTGTTTTTtcgatttggctcggtttttttccagtgtggctcggttttttccggtttggcttctgttcagttcggtttttttcgatttcatgcttataaaaccaaaactgaacaggtcggttttttcaaaattttaatcggtttttttacggttcggttttttctgttatttttttctagttttctcgatttaattgattttttggtttttatgctTACCTCTAAGAGAGTTGTTTGGAAgtgtaataacaattttttttttacattttaaaaattatttatgatatcatcatattaaaatgatctgaaaacataaaaaatatattaatttaaagtaaaaaaataaataaaactatgttttaaaaaaatttaaatttatttttgttaaaaattaattttttatatattgtagatcgttttgatatactaattttaaaaataaatttttaaaaataaaaatatataattttaatacattacaatataaaaaatatttttaaacttaattaaggtGTACATAAAACGGAAATGATTGATTGCCATCCCTTATTAGCACGTGGAGGGATCTAACAGGACCACATCGGATGATAAAAGTTTAGCTTAGACCCCTCTGTTTTAGGTAAGTCCTTACTAACTCATTACATGATAAAACCTGATGTGACCCGACTAGTTAACCgggtgataattattttttctgtttttaaagtAACAATACTTATTAATCTAATCATGCTAAACCATTCATAAGCAGCACAATTAATTAatgactaattaattaaattacaaagtgctgaaattatttttatatagctTGTCCTATAATTACAATTTCTTTCAATAACCATAGAAAAATAGTGCTTATCtttcaattatatttcaatttatataattgaactTTGAATCTTTATAACGTTATCTTATAAGAGAATGAATATGAAAGCTAGgtataagattttattttaaatttatactctttgctctaattatgaatttaattacatatttttataaatcaaggCACCAAAACATACTTAAAGATATATAAtctcaaaaggaaaaaagaaaaagaaaaagaaaaaaaagagtgaaagtCTCAGGACATGCTTGAGACTTATAAAAGCTGGGgaccataatgtttttttccttttccgtGTGTCTTATGAAACATGGCTGGAGTTGCCGTCAGTGTATATTTTCCGGTTTTACTGTCCCAAAAAACTATGGGTAGTCTTCCCAACTCTTGGTTTTCCGCCTCTGGTTTTTGGCTTTTTGCCAAAAACCACGCCCAGCTCTCACAATATATATAGCAGTGAGCACTCCGCTGTCGCTTCCCCACACCAACACGCAAGAACTTGGTAATCCTCGCCCTTTCAATCCGCAACGCTCTCTTAAGAAATACCTTCTTCACACCACCAGCAACCCAAGAAACCAAAACCTTTAAACGAGAAGAAAATGTGTTCTTCAGCAAGCAAAGCCTGGATTGTTGCAGCTAGCATTGGTGCAGTGGAGGCACTAAAGGACCAAGGTATTTGCAGGTGGAACTACACTATAAGGTTACTACAACAGCATGCCAAGAGCAATATCAGATCATTTACTCAATCCAAGATCATGGCCTCCTCTTCTTATTCTAGTTCTTCATCAGCAGCAGCAGTGTCTAATGAGATAAGAAAAGCCAGTATGAAGAGGAAGATTTCCTTGGAGAGAAGTATGAATCTGAGCTGCTGGGGTCCAAGTACTACTAGATTTTAGATATCCGAAGTGTAATAGTCATGCCATTATTTTTGCTATGAGTATGTCTAATGTTTGATGAAGTTGAGAGATTCGAAGCTTGCTAATTAGCAATGTCATTGCAGACCAATTGATCCAAGTTAATGCATGATGGAATGAATTGTTACGGTATAATTTCTTAGACCCAAAATTGTAGCTCTCCTTTTCCATGTCTTGCCCCTTCTAATCATCCCAATGGAGCATGCTTTTGCAGCTCATGGGTCATAACAGGGACGGAACAGAGAAAATAAACATGAAAGAGAGTAAACTAGTTCCATCCAAAATTTAGAAATTCGTAGAATTTCTTGTAACTAGAACTGAAAAAttgttaaatctaaaataattacagcattgttatatttttattgggaAATTAATGTTTATTTAGGGGAAGGAAATTAAAGTCCAATGGCTGGAAAGTAGATTGGTCAGATCAACAATTCTATCCAAGTAGAAGTGAGacgatttaatttgatttgatttcaaaatcatCTTGATATTTGAATGGTATTAGAACAAAAATTTAAGAGGAATTGCGTATATCTATAATTTCGTCAACAGATAAAATGATTTTCAGACTCCTGGAACTTAAAGGTACAAGGAATGGGATTGATTTGTAAATTCTTTCATGAAATTATACAGGTATGGCTAGGACAAGTCGACCAGCCAACCCGCCTCCTAGCTCGGGAAAGTTGATTCCTTTCAACTTGGCTGATCAGACAaaactaattgatttttttttaaagaaaaccatattattttgatttttaaaaaaaatttaagttaatataagttaacctaatataaaaaaaaaactaaattgggAGGTGTTTTTCTCGCAGATTTTACATTATGCATATTTTATCTATGgattaaaatattgattaaaaaaaaaaacaaataatttaactCTTAAACTAAAAtgtgataatatattttcaaataattttttttaaaaaaaataactattattataataactTAGAATGGTGCTCAAAAGTGGCTTTaacccttttgttttctcataTATATCAGTTAGTGGTATTAAATGAGATTTCAAGTTTGGTATTTTTAgttgtatttataattttaattttgaaaaaaatagatttaaaaaattataaattctagtttttttcaatcatgattttaaaaaaaatttatgtaacATTATAACATtagttgattaattaaatatttttaaatttatagttaGAATAAAAAACTTAGCCTTAATAGTTGAGCGAACCaccataataaaaattattacaacGTGAACTAGAAACTTACTGTTACTTCAGCACGTGCTTACCTTATAAATTACACGAAACGAAATGAAGAGACCAATGAAGAAACTTTTCAACCGAAAGCAAAAATGAGCCACCCGCAGTCCCTCACCCCTTGGAATCTTAAAACCATACCCACAAACTGGGAGCTGAAAGCCTTAAAAGCCCACAGTTAAATCCCAGTATTCTCAAAACCATCACACTTTCTCATAGCtggaaaaatcatcaaattttcCCTTCATTGAGTTGTGTAGAATTGAAATAgcgattataattaaaaaatatttttttatttaattttttaaaatttatttttgagattagtatatttaaatgatataaaaatatatatataaataatttttaacaataaaaaatttaaaattttaaaaaacatgatttatacTTATTTCCAAACAAACCCTCATTAATCGATTAGTGGCCGACAGCAGTTTTAGCTtctgctaagaaaaaaaaagagttttagcTTTGGTGTTATGCGGACTATCaatcttaagtttttttatgatttgatttgaagtaGGTGGTTCGTACAtcatttgttgaattttttttatcaatcaaaaGCTATGGGATTAATCGAGTTCTTTTTTGGATTTAgcacaaccaaaaaaaaaaaacaaattgggtTGAAAGTACTATAGAATTTACTTTTTTACAAAATTCTAAATTAGAAggatgaaaaattatttcaaccAGATTGGCTTGGTGTCTTTTACATGTGTTTCAATGTCTTGTTATTTtatacaaatctaaaaaaaattataaatttattaaattaggaGATTTTActgaattagataaaaatatgttaattatcTATTTAGATAATAATCTggttattttatagaaaaaattgatgaatttagattttttttccaattatgcTGTGGTTAGGGTTTCATTGAAGAAACTTTtgtcaaaattatatatgttgtttaatttgagatattgataaattaagcttggattttattattttgtttgacAAAATATCTCTTGGTATTGAAATGCTATACTTTTATAATTGTATCATCATTAATATCAATAATGGTATCACTTACAATGAAGGAACTAATGAGTTCCTAACTTCCACTTTAGATGTATTTTTTACCAAGCTATCTAGAATGTTATCCAATCAAATCGACTAGAATctatttgaaattgaagttgaattTACTTGGAGGATGCAAACTAGGATAAGTCTAACTTGTTAGGTTAGTGTACTTATTTGTAGTGATGAAAGTATGAATTCAATGTTTAGGTTTGCCAACAATAATAGATTACATATTCCAGAGCTATACTTAAATAGTGGACCAAAATGAGAAAACCCCTCTAGCATGAAGTTTAATCGGGTGTTAAGTTACACTCAAAAGACTACACAAACATCATATATAATTGGTCACACTAGTTTAGGTGGAAATGCAAGGAACCTAACATTAGAGCAATACATTATAGATATGTAAGCTCTGTTGTGTATGCCATATGCTCCATATTTTCTATGAAGAAAAGTCTAACTCGTTATGTTGTTGTATGTATTTCTAGTGATGAAAGTGTGAATTCAACGTTTGGATTTGCCAATAATAATGGGTTGCATATTCTAGAGGTATAATTGAATTATAGACCTAGACATGAAAACTCTCCTAGTATGAAGTTTACTTGAGTACCAAATTACACTCAAAGAACCACACAAGCATCACATATAATTCGTTACTCTGGTTTAAGTGGTAATGCAAGGAACTTAACATCAAAGTAAAACATTGTAGATATGTAAGCTTGGTTGTGTATTACATCTGTTCTGTATTTTCTATGGAGAATCCAAATTAAGTAATGACAAAAATGATCATCATATTAATAGGGTTGAGAAAGATGAGGATGTTGAGTTAGTTGAGCCATTAAATCAATTCTTTGAATCATAGAAATCCAGGTTTATCAGGTGATGAATTGGATGTTGGACAAAAACTCAGACTAAAGTCTAAATGTATTATCACAATTAAGAAGTCGTATATCAAGAATTCATTTCAATACAAGGTCTAAAACTTATGTCCAGTTATAATACAACTAGCATGTTGATAattatgaattcttgatattTATGGTATTTATGTGAAGAGTATTACTCAATGTTGAttcatttgagattttaaaattgaaaaggatacACACATGTCGAAATTTATTGGTTTTGCAACGACACCATTAGATTGACTCCAATCTCATTACGGAGACGATGTTGACAATTATGAAACTAATATAAATACAAGTATTATAGATATTCAAGCTATTGttgttaaatttgtaatagaCAATCTTTAAAACAACACAATAAACCATAATAGTGACGTTTAAATCTGTCCTGCAAATTTTGCAATTCCAACATAAGCAAATTTTGTAATAgacttgtgttttttatttgttgtttttaatttttatggagAATCCAAATCAAGTaatgacaaaaataatcatcataTTAATAGGGTCGAGAAAGATGAGGATGTTGAGTGAGTTGAGCCATTAAACCAATTATTTGAATAATAGAAATCCAGGCTTATTAGGTGATGAATTGGATGTTGGACGAAAACTCCAACAAAAGTCTAAATGTATTATTACAATTAAGTAGTCGTATATCAAGAATTCATTTCAATACAAGGTTATATCAAGTTATAATGCAACTAGCATGTTGATAattatgaattcttgatattTATGGTATTTATGTGGAGGGTATTACTAAatgttgatttatttgaaatttcaaaattgaaaaggaCATACTCATATTAAAATCTATTGGTTTTGCAATAGCATCATTAGATTGACTCGTATTATTAAATTGACTCCAATTTCATTATCAAGACATGTTGATAATAATGAAAaccaatataaatatataagggTTACAAATATATGAATTATGATATATAAGGATCATAGATAAATCATTTATTGTTGTTAAATCTGTCATAAACAATCTTTGAAACAACACAATAAACCATAATAGCGACATTTAAATCTATCTTGTAAATTCTGTGATTTCAACATAaacctctatttttttcattaacctCGTAATATCCAAATTCCAAACAATTTTGATACAAATAAATGACTAAATCATCGAAACCGGAACCTTAGACATCTAAACCACACGTTTCCTTACAAAATAGAGAAGAAAGCAAAAGTTGTTCTTTATGGACACATCTAAAGTCGTAGTTGACTTTATTGTTATAGAAAACGGCAGAGTATTAAGTTAAACTCCTTTACTTTTGACCTAAGCCACAAATCACCCATAACAATTCTTTCAAGTCTAGACAAATCTCATCCTATCAggataatattctttttttatagaataaagttctgcaataaataaattataatatcatttttaactGTACAAgccataaaatatttaaaattacatatatacaCAAAAGAAGAATGTCGTTAACTCATTATTCAACAATTAATTGCCCAATTAATTCCCAACTAACCTTTCTACACACCAACAAACTCAGCCGACAGCTGTAAATGCCGTGACATTAACCCTTACGTACAATATAGTTTTCCCTTGTTATCAATTCTCATCACCTAGTATTTTCTGTACCAAAATACCCTTCATCTTTATTTTATCCCAGATTTACCCTTAAGTACAGCCCTGCCAAGCACGGactc from the Populus nigra chromosome 1, ddPopNigr1.1, whole genome shotgun sequence genome contains:
- the LOC133675152 gene encoding diacylglycerol kinase 1-like isoform X2 — its product is MRDEKLAKVIKEFYIPDYIVAPEESNSSSCSGTSDDEDDAPSCPVIVFINSKSGGQLGSQLLITYRSLLNQNQVIDLGEKKPDKVLHQVYARLHKLKCNGDQFAAEIEKRLRIIVAGGDGTAGWLLGVVSDLKLPQPPPIATVPLGTGNNLPFAFGWGKKNPGTDRLSVEAFLEQVRTAKEMKIDSWHIIMRMRIPKEGSFDPIAPLELPHSLHAFHRVSHSDSLNMDGYHTFRGGFWNYFSMGMDAQISYAFHSERKLHPEKFKNQLVNQSTYLKLGCTQGWFLASVFHPSSRNIAQLARVKIMKVGQSQWVDLDIPRSVRSIVCLNLPSFSGGLNPWGKPGHKKLLDRDLTPPYVDDGFFEVVGFRNAWHGLVLYAPNGHGTRLAQAHRIRFEFRKGAAGHTFMRIDGEPWKQPLPVDDDKVVVEISHRGQVTMLATPSCRSRSVCDPSSPTWYQEESNDSDEDREERRKFGAADTFKFPDGFDIAQLS
- the LOC133675152 gene encoding diacylglycerol kinase 1-like isoform X1, yielding MREKMETRFRRDKLSSGSGSLKELKNSFRTFVSRSKEYAMRDEKLAKVIKEFYIPDYIVAPEESNSSSCSGTSDDEDDAPSCPVIVFINSKSGGQLGSQLLITYRSLLNQNQVIDLGEKKPDKVLHQVYARLHKLKCNGDQFAAEIEKRLRIIVAGGDGTAGWLLGVVSDLKLPQPPPIATVPLGTGNNLPFAFGWGKKNPGTDRLSVEAFLEQVRTAKEMKIDSWHIIMRMRIPKEGSFDPIAPLELPHSLHAFHRVSHSDSLNMDGYHTFRGGFWNYFSMGMDAQISYAFHSERKLHPEKFKNQLVNQSTYLKLGCTQGWFLASVFHPSSRNIAQLARVKIMKVGQSQWVDLDIPRSVRSIVCLNLPSFSGGLNPWGKPGHKKLLDRDLTPPYVDDGFFEVVGFRNAWHGLVLYAPNGHGTRLAQAHRIRFEFRKGAAGHTFMRIDGEPWKQPLPVDDDKVVVEISHRGQVTMLATPSCRSRSVCDPSSPTWYQEESNDSDEDREERRKFGAADTFKFPDGFDIAQLS